The proteins below come from a single Mercenaria mercenaria strain notata chromosome 3, MADL_Memer_1, whole genome shotgun sequence genomic window:
- the LOC123525379 gene encoding prostaglandin E2 receptor EP4 subtype-like has product MCNHSSNFTDFTKCSTSPAGATILSPVFMSLTGVLGNILALFSLYKTRTDVRTTKFYSLIIGLVWTDLLGILMTSPSVIISYINRRQWIGGDAHCRFHGFTMATFGLATPLIICAMAVERFLALKYVFFYSSRCRTGTARGCILIIWFGVILYSLLPLFGFGSFEKQYPGTWCFVDFHSENIASKVYGYIYACTNIILITTIVFCNAYVVVTIFKTRFRRDSESVFAVSHPLPEHTRLVTARNLRKKSSDAEIQMIVLLCALTVVFSLCWAPLMIRIIMTQATGIKNVLLDLAAVRLASLNQTLDPWLYILLRRSTCLKITGGVRRIKTKCLKVVRTRFHDDRLIRDRDAQNNGMNSLNDKHCDLVGFHHIQDESLKNNNGSQKNISSPDVMQNVGGGNMTPLPDVTSTLVDKENKDSRYVCHFQFGRSVSPKEEDGMYVKILYVQNNSTTNTYNEKTSEPPILYYQNTLGRFTDKLKFPVEYTTCGNCHAKNSDMGTKETSLSQDTNAEFHSENTQNPSHARCVHESLRKTKSNNK; this is encoded by the exons ATGTGTAACCATTCTagcaattttactgattttaccAAGTGCTCAACAAGTCCAGCTGGTGCCACTATTTTATCACCAGTGTTTATGTCCCTCACGGGAGTTCTAGGAAACATTTTAGCTTTATTTAGTCTTTACAAAACCCGCACAGACGTACGGACAACAAAGTTCTACAGTCTAATAATTGGTCTAGTATGGACCGATCTGCTTGGAATTTTAATGACGTCACCATCTGTTATCATTTCTTACATCAATCGGCGCCAATGGATCGGTGGAGATGCACACTGCCGGTTCCATGGATTCACAATGGCAACATTTGGACTTGCAACTCCCCTTATCATTTGTGCTATGGCAGTGGAAAGATTTCTGGCCTTAAAATATGTATTCTTTTACTCAAGCCGTTGTCGCACGGGTACTGCACGAGGCTGTATTCTTATTATATGGTTTGGCGTTATATTATATTCGTTATTGCCTTTGTTCGGCTTTGGAAGTTTTGAAAAGCAGTATCCGGGAACATGGTGTTTTGTAGATTTCCATTCTGAAAACATTGCCTCAAAAGTTTATGGATACATATACGCGTgtacaaacataattttgattacGACGATTGTGTTTTGTAATGCTTATGTCGTCGTTACAATATTTAAAACGAGGTTCAGACGAGACAGTGAAAGTGTATTTGCTGTAAGTCATCCTTTACCAGAACATACCAGACTTGTGACTGCGCGGAATCTGCGGAAGAAGTCTAGTGATGCTGAGATACAAATGATCGTGTTGCTGTGTGCATTAACAGTAGTTTTCAGTTTGTGCTGGGCACCATTAATG ataAGGATAATAATGACACAGGCTACAGGGATAAAGAATGTCTTGTTAGACCTTGCGGCTGTTCGGCTTGCCAGTCTAAATCAGACACTCGATCCATGGTTATATATACTGTTGAGGAGATCTACTTGTTTGAAAATCACTGGAGGAGTGAGACGTATTAAAACTAAGTGTTTGAAGGTGGTAAGGACAAGATTCCATGATGATAGATTAATAAGAGATAGAGATGCACAAAACAACGGCATGAACTCTCTAAACGACAAACACTGTGACCTTGTCGGCTTCCATCATATTCAAGATGAAAGTCTAAAAAACAATAACGGAAGCCAAAAGAATATTTCTTCGCCAGATGTTATGCAAAATGTTGGAGGTGGTAATATGACTCCATTGCCAGATGTAACAAGTACTTTAGTAGACAAAGAAAACAAAGATTCTCGTTATGTTTGCCACTTTCAGTTTGGAAGATCCGTGTCACCAAAAGAAGAAGATGGCATGTATGTGAAAATTTTATATGTGCAAAATAATTCTACAACTAATACGTACAATGAAAAAACTTCCGAACCACCAATATTGTATTACCAAAACACACTTGGACGTTTTACAGATAAGTTGAAATTTCCTGTTGAATATACGACCTGCGGTAATTGCCATGCGAAGAACTCGGATATGGGTACCAAAGAAACATCATTATCTCAAGATACCAACGCAGAATTCCATTCGGAGAATACCCAGAATCCCTCGCATGCAAGATGTGTTCATGAAAG tttgagaaaaacaaaatccAACAATAAATAG